One Bacillota bacterium genomic window, ATTTCCCTGGATATGCGGGTGCATATGAACAAGATTGTCAAGCTCAATCCTGAGAACCAGACGGTAACTGTCCAGGCGGGGATGATGGGGCCAGATTATGAGGAGCAGTTGAACCGGGCGCCAGAACTGTTTGGCACAAAACTCCGCTACACCGGCGGGCACCTGCCCCAGTCCTTCCACTCGGCTGCGATTGGCGGCTGGATTGTCACCCGGGGCGCCGGGCAAAACTCCACATATTATGGGAAGATTGAGGATCTGGTGATTAGTCAAGAGTACGTGACCCCGGTGGGTGATATAGTGACCAAAGAGTATCCCAAAGAAGCGATTGGTCCCGATATCGACCAGATTATGATTGGTTCCGAAGGCGCTTATGGCATTCTCACCGAGGCGACCCTGAAGATTTACCGTTACATGCCCGAGAACACCCGGCGCTTCAGCTATATCTTCCGGGACTGGCAGAGCGCCCTCAACGCGGTGCGGGAAATATCCCAGGGCGAGTTTGGCCTGCCCTCTGTGTTCCGGCTTTCAGACCCGGAGGAGACCGATGTCGGCCTCAAGCTTTACGGCGTCGAGGGCACGGTGATTGACAAGCTGATGCAGGCCCGAGGTTATAAGCAGGGCGAACGCTGCCTGCTTCTGGGCACCGCCGACGGCGAGGCGGGCTTCAGCCGCCATATCAAGCGCATGGTCCATAAGATAGCGAAGAAACACGGCGCCATGAGCACCACCGGTTACGTGACCCGGCGCTGGGAACACGGACGCTTTATGGATCCGTATATGCGGGAAGACCTCCAGGATTACGGGGTAATCATCGACACCTTGGAATGCGCCGTGCCCTGGGACCGACTGCACGAGGTCTGGAAGTACGTGCGGGCGTACTGCAAATCTCGGCCTCAGACAATCTGTATGTCTCATTCATCACACTTCTACCCCCAGGGCACCAACCTCTACTTTATCTTCATCGCCCGCATGGAACCTGAGGAATATCTGGAATATCAGGCGGGGGTCATCGACCACATCCGCCAAGCCGGCGCTGCCCTCAGCCACCACCACGGCATCGGCCGCATGCTGGCGCCCTGGTACGAAGATGCTCTCGGCAAAAACGAACTGGAGCTCCTACGGGCGATTAAGCGCCACTTAGACCCTAACAACATCCTCAACCCCGGCTGCACGCTGGCCCTGGACCTGCCGGAGGACGAAAAACGCTAACCCGGACAGGGGGACAGGTCCCTTGTCCGGGCGGCGCTACAGTTTCCAAGCCAAATTTTATCAATCGCTGATATGATAAAACCGCCCATAACAGGCGGTTTTTATATAGTAGTATTAAAATTTAGTTAGATGCAACGACAAAGGTTCGTTCCTGCTGTCATACAATCTATGGTAGAAGGTATAAAACTAAATCCTTTTGGCACGCTATGCCTTCCGTGGCTGACTGCTTTTAAGGCCTGACAAGATTAATCCTTTGCTCTGACATATATGGTTGTTTAATATCTTCCTCATAATACAATACATTGAGCTCAAACTTTGATTCTCTTGGAAAGTAGTCACTGAGCACAGCATGCCATACATCACTTTGGCGGAAGAAAATCCGTAG contains:
- a CDS encoding FAD-binding oxidoreductase, translated to MAKDKEFQPNWYHKPAPEQSYRSIFRWGYPDQFKHPNKRLYRLMKQTFAMTDADFEMPRDVGEEQVSFDVPINLSEAQLDELRAIVGPENVHIDDYSRLRVAYGKMIYDLVRLRKKIIENLPDAVVAPRHKEDIRALIRWCNEHKIPITPFAGGSSVMRGTECPKGGISLDMRVHMNKIVKLNPENQTVTVQAGMMGPDYEEQLNRAPELFGTKLRYTGGHLPQSFHSAAIGGWIVTRGAGQNSTYYGKIEDLVISQEYVTPVGDIVTKEYPKEAIGPDIDQIMIGSEGAYGILTEATLKIYRYMPENTRRFSYIFRDWQSALNAVREISQGEFGLPSVFRLSDPEETDVGLKLYGVEGTVIDKLMQARGYKQGERCLLLGTADGEAGFSRHIKRMVHKIAKKHGAMSTTGYVTRRWEHGRFMDPYMREDLQDYGVIIDTLECAVPWDRLHEVWKYVRAYCKSRPQTICMSHSSHFYPQGTNLYFIFIARMEPEEYLEYQAGVIDHIRQAGAALSHHHGIGRMLAPWYEDALGKNELELLRAIKRHLDPNNILNPGCTLALDLPEDEKR